From the Microbacterium sp. W4I4 genome, one window contains:
- the flgN gene encoding flagellar export chaperone FlgN, with translation MGANELSMLLWRERELLEMLLFKLEEQELLLAAGRSRWTQFATREIEQVLAGLSEAGVTRVVEAETVAAEWGAAEGAGIRELIEIAPTEAWRDVLTGHLHALTTLTDEVGRLREGNSERLRAVLRATQETLAGVGETTGEYTTQGDRARGDSARIIDTEM, from the coding sequence ATGGGAGCGAATGAACTGTCCATGCTGTTGTGGCGTGAACGTGAACTGCTGGAGATGCTGCTGTTCAAACTCGAGGAGCAGGAGCTGCTTCTCGCGGCCGGCCGATCGCGCTGGACGCAGTTCGCGACACGCGAGATAGAGCAGGTCCTCGCGGGTCTGAGCGAGGCGGGAGTCACGCGCGTCGTCGAGGCGGAGACGGTCGCAGCGGAGTGGGGTGCGGCTGAAGGCGCAGGCATCCGTGAACTGATCGAGATCGCACCGACGGAGGCCTGGCGCGACGTTCTGACCGGCCACCTGCACGCCCTGACGACGCTGACCGATGAGGTCGGCCGTCTTCGCGAGGGGAATTCCGAGCGATTGCGAGCGGTGCTGCGGGCGACGCAGGAGACGCTCGCGGGAGTCGGCGAGACCACCGGCGAATACACCACCCAGGGCGACCGCGCGCGCGGCGATTCCGCCCGCATCATCGACACGGAGATGTGA
- a CDS encoding sigma-70 family RNA polymerase sigma factor: MSTSDERNRLIVENLPLVGYLASETHARATHVPREDLVSAGALALVTAADAFDPHLGVPFGAYARRRILGAFADEMRSMDWAPRGVRSRIKETTRVQEALSSALGRQVSPAEIATTMGVSTAEVSGALADAARTVTTIDDAYDSDLTSLTPLPEESAIVAERRNLLEHAIHALPERMRAIVHAVYIEERPVKDIAEELGVSHSAVSQQRAEAIRLLRDALEQFYREGGEATVSSRVSASVRDGFFARIADAGGSRIARALAPAGVSP, translated from the coding sequence ATGTCGACGTCTGACGAGCGCAACCGCCTCATAGTAGAGAACCTGCCACTGGTCGGCTATCTCGCTTCGGAGACCCACGCTCGCGCAACGCATGTGCCGCGTGAAGACCTGGTCTCCGCGGGCGCACTGGCTCTGGTGACCGCCGCCGACGCCTTCGACCCTCATCTCGGCGTGCCGTTCGGCGCGTATGCCCGCAGGCGCATCCTGGGCGCGTTCGCCGACGAGATGCGCTCGATGGATTGGGCGCCGCGCGGCGTGCGCAGTCGCATCAAGGAGACCACGCGCGTTCAGGAGGCCCTGTCCTCGGCGCTGGGGCGACAGGTCTCCCCTGCGGAGATCGCGACGACGATGGGCGTCTCGACGGCCGAGGTCTCCGGCGCTCTCGCCGATGCCGCCCGCACGGTGACCACGATCGATGACGCGTACGATTCCGACCTGACCTCACTCACTCCCCTGCCCGAGGAGTCCGCGATCGTCGCGGAGCGACGCAACCTGCTGGAGCACGCGATTCACGCGCTGCCGGAGCGGATGCGGGCGATCGTGCACGCGGTGTACATCGAGGAGCGTCCGGTGAAGGACATCGCCGAGGAACTGGGAGTCTCGCACTCCGCCGTGTCGCAGCAGCGGGCCGAGGCGATCCGTCTGCTGCGCGACGCCCTCGAGCAGTTCTACCGCGAAGGCGGGGAGGCGACGGTGAGCTCGCGCGTCTCGGCATCCGTGCGCGACGGATTCTTCGCCCGCATCGCGGATGCCGGCGGCAGCCGCATCGCGCGCGCTCTCGCGCCCGCCGGCGTCTCGCCCTGA
- a CDS encoding flagellin has translation MGMQINTNVSALNAYRNLSNTQNDLSKSLEKLSSGLRINRAADDAAGLAISEGLRSQVNGLNVAARNAQDGISVIQTAEGALSEVHSILQRMRDLAVQAGNDSNNTESRTAIKTEIDGLASELNRIGANTEFNGINLMDGTSKSFQVGANGNEAGVNVSNVITVDLTDLSAALTGVVTTEATGADLTATITVDTQDNAALAIEAIDTAITAISTSRAELGAKQNRFESAINSLNVSSENLAAAESRIRDTDMASEMVKYTAANILSQAGTAMLAQANQSTQGVLQLLR, from the coding sequence ATGGGTATGCAGATCAACACCAACGTGTCGGCGCTCAACGCCTACCGCAACCTGTCCAACACGCAGAACGACCTGTCGAAGTCGCTCGAGAAGCTCTCGAGCGGTCTGCGCATCAACCGGGCCGCGGACGACGCGGCGGGCCTGGCGATCTCCGAGGGCCTGCGCTCGCAGGTCAACGGCCTGAACGTCGCGGCACGCAACGCCCAGGACGGCATCTCGGTCATCCAGACCGCGGAAGGCGCCCTGTCCGAGGTCCACTCCATCCTGCAGCGCATGCGCGACCTCGCGGTGCAGGCCGGTAACGACTCGAACAACACCGAGTCGCGCACCGCGATCAAGACCGAGATCGACGGTCTCGCGTCGGAGCTGAACCGTATCGGCGCCAACACCGAGTTCAACGGCATCAACCTGATGGACGGCACCTCTAAGTCGTTCCAGGTCGGCGCCAACGGCAACGAGGCAGGCGTCAACGTCTCGAACGTGATCACCGTGGACCTGACCGACCTGTCGGCCGCGCTCACCGGCGTCGTCACCACCGAAGCCACCGGTGCCGACCTGACCGCGACCATCACGGTCGACACTCAGGACAACGCTGCTCTCGCCATCGAGGCCATCGACACCGCGATCACCGCGATCAGCACCTCGCGCGCTGAGCTCGGTGCGAAGCAGAACCGGTTCGAATCGGCCATCAACTCGCTCAACGTCTCGTCGGAGAACCTGGCTGCTGCCGAGAGCCGCATCCGCGACACCGACATGGCATCCGAGATGGTCAAGTACACGGCTGCGAACATCCTGTCGCAGGCGGGTACGGCGATGCTGGCTCAGGCGAACCAGTCCACCCAGGGCGTCCTGCAGCTGCTGCGCTGA
- the fliD gene encoding flagellar filament capping protein FliD has translation MGLSLDGLVSGLDTTSLIKALMDVQAIPRNLLNSKMTDKGVIISNLQSLNSTIQELATKAKDVAALGALARFTTTSSSPAVTVTAGAKASAVATDLVVDRIASRHTVVTAAYSAWPDDPPVLTLQNAAGERMQITADSTSPQDVAKAISGAGFGITAQAIAAGTDVDGNTVHRLQLTASESGAEAAFQVFRGDIAAVDGGTATDVAGEAGAAIVNTGADAQIRLWAGTAAEQTVTSASGTFTDLFPGVDLTVTAVTADPVTITVAGDAPAQAKAHGEFVTGIAKILERIANGSTATIADKAGDTTTLGVFTGDSTIRALRLALSDAVQHPVDGVSPSTIGVSIDRYGVLTFDEERFTAALADDPAEVAAVFAGIATRVQGVAETYSDKYDGLLTSRISGQEREVNSLGEQIERWDVRLAQRKATLERTYARLETQLAQLQSQSSYLTSQLASLPTSQKDSN, from the coding sequence ATGGGACTCTCACTCGACGGCCTGGTCTCGGGCCTCGACACCACCAGCCTGATCAAGGCGCTGATGGATGTGCAGGCCATCCCCCGCAATCTGCTCAACTCGAAGATGACCGACAAGGGCGTCATCATCTCGAATCTGCAGTCCCTCAACTCCACGATCCAGGAGCTCGCGACCAAGGCCAAGGACGTCGCCGCACTCGGCGCGCTGGCCCGCTTCACCACGACATCCTCCTCCCCCGCCGTCACCGTGACTGCGGGCGCGAAGGCCAGTGCGGTCGCCACCGACCTCGTCGTCGACCGCATCGCCTCACGGCACACGGTCGTCACCGCCGCGTACTCCGCCTGGCCGGATGACCCGCCCGTGCTGACGCTGCAGAACGCCGCGGGCGAACGGATGCAGATCACCGCCGATTCGACGTCGCCGCAGGATGTCGCCAAGGCGATCTCCGGCGCGGGCTTCGGCATCACCGCCCAGGCCATCGCGGCGGGAACCGACGTAGACGGCAACACCGTCCATCGTCTGCAGCTCACCGCGTCCGAATCCGGCGCTGAAGCGGCCTTCCAGGTTTTCCGCGGCGACATCGCTGCAGTGGACGGCGGCACCGCGACCGACGTGGCGGGCGAAGCCGGCGCGGCGATCGTCAACACCGGAGCCGACGCGCAGATCCGGCTGTGGGCCGGCACCGCGGCTGAGCAGACCGTCACCTCGGCATCCGGGACGTTCACCGACCTCTTCCCCGGTGTCGACCTCACCGTCACCGCGGTCACGGCAGACCCGGTCACCATCACGGTCGCCGGCGACGCACCCGCACAGGCGAAGGCGCACGGCGAGTTCGTCACCGGCATCGCGAAGATCCTGGAGCGCATCGCCAACGGCTCCACCGCGACGATCGCCGACAAGGCCGGCGACACCACCACACTCGGGGTCTTCACCGGTGACAGCACCATCCGGGCACTGCGGCTGGCCCTGTCGGATGCCGTGCAGCATCCGGTCGACGGGGTATCGCCCTCCACCATCGGCGTCTCGATCGACCGTTACGGCGTGCTGACCTTCGACGAGGAGCGCTTCACCGCCGCCCTCGCGGACGACCCCGCAGAGGTGGCGGCGGTCTTCGCCGGCATCGCCACGCGCGTGCAGGGCGTCGCCGAGACCTACTCCGACAAGTACGACGGACTGCTCACCTCGCGCATCAGCGGACAGGAGCGCGAGGTGAACTCGCTGGGCGAGCAGATCGAACGGTGGGACGTGCGGCTCGCGCAGCGCAAGGCCACGCTCGAGCGCACCTACGCCCGCCTGGAGACGCAGCTGGCGCAGCTGCAGTCGCAGTCGTCGTATCTCACCTCGCAACTGGCTTCGCTGCCCACCTCGCAGAAGGACTCGAACTGA
- the fliS gene encoding flagellar export chaperone FliS, whose amino-acid sequence MNAALKAQQRYRDDAILSAAPERLLTMLYDRLLLDIERGEAALRRGDWSESSTQLQHAQSIVAELNASLTDAWDGAGQLRAVYTFLTQTLIGANIGRDPERAHACLEIVAPLRVAWHTASESLVARRA is encoded by the coding sequence ATGAACGCCGCATTGAAGGCTCAGCAGCGCTATCGCGACGACGCGATCCTGTCGGCTGCTCCGGAGCGCCTGCTGACCATGCTCTACGACCGACTGCTCCTCGACATCGAGCGCGGCGAAGCCGCCCTTCGCCGCGGTGACTGGTCCGAGTCGAGCACGCAGCTGCAGCACGCGCAGTCCATCGTCGCGGAGCTGAACGCGTCGCTGACCGATGCATGGGACGGTGCCGGGCAGCTGCGTGCGGTGTACACGTTCCTCACGCAGACTCTCATCGGGGCGAACATCGGGCGCGACCCCGAGCGCGCACACGCCTGCCTGGAGATCGTCGCACCGCTGCGCGTCGCCTGGCACACGGCATCCGAGTCCCTCGTCGCGCGCCGGGCATGA
- a CDS encoding flagellar basal body protein yields the protein MFDSVTFSALSSALDGLSLRQRAIADNIANVNTPDYHAKRVQFEQALADAVQAGHGSAVATVGESLEPTRLNGNNVNLDTETLSSIDTMLRYQFATQAINGSFSSVRTALRTTS from the coding sequence GTGTTCGACTCTGTGACCTTCTCCGCGCTCTCGAGCGCGCTCGATGGCCTGTCTCTGCGCCAGCGCGCCATCGCCGACAACATCGCGAACGTCAACACCCCCGACTACCACGCCAAGCGCGTGCAGTTCGAGCAGGCTCTGGCGGATGCCGTCCAGGCCGGCCACGGCTCGGCCGTCGCCACCGTGGGCGAGTCGCTCGAGCCGACGCGCCTGAACGGCAACAACGTCAACCTCGACACCGAGACGCTCTCCAGCATCGACACGATGCTGCGCTATCAGTTCGCGACCCAGGCGATCAACGGCTCGTTCTCGTCGGTGCGCACGGCCCTGAGGACCACATCATGA
- a CDS encoding flagellar basal body rod protein FlgC → MTFDAIGIASTGLTTHRKWLDAISDNIANINTAVTPAAPAFQQRYVLVENSATSPGVYVAGTELGSDEGRLVHQPDHPLADADGYVRYPDIDLGDQMSQLILAQRGYQASAGVVDRARNAYEAALQIGRG, encoded by the coding sequence ATGACCTTCGACGCCATCGGGATCGCCAGCACCGGACTGACCACTCACCGCAAGTGGCTGGACGCGATCAGCGACAACATCGCCAACATCAACACCGCCGTCACCCCGGCAGCGCCCGCCTTCCAGCAGCGCTACGTGCTCGTCGAGAACAGTGCGACCTCCCCCGGGGTGTACGTCGCGGGCACGGAGCTCGGCAGCGACGAGGGACGGCTGGTGCATCAGCCGGATCACCCGCTCGCCGACGCGGACGGCTACGTGCGCTACCCCGACATCGACCTGGGAGACCAGATGAGCCAGCTCATCCTCGCGCAGCGCGGCTACCAGGCCAGCGCGGGCGTGGTCGACCGTGCCCGCAACGCCTACGAGGCGGCCCTGCAGATCGGACGTGGCTGA
- the fliE gene encoding flagellar hook-basal body complex protein FliE, whose protein sequence is MDAISGIGALSSGLPAGLVGATSSVRGTSAGDDSSFASSITGAVDELRSLQSESDLLKVAAVTGDLDDIHASMIASTRAAVTLELVAAVRNKGVDAFTEIMRMQA, encoded by the coding sequence ATGGATGCGATCTCCGGGATCGGCGCCCTCTCGTCCGGCCTGCCCGCCGGGCTGGTCGGTGCGACTTCGTCGGTGCGCGGCACCTCCGCCGGCGACGACTCGTCGTTCGCGTCGAGCATCACGGGCGCGGTCGACGAGCTGCGGAGCCTGCAATCCGAGTCCGACCTGCTCAAGGTGGCCGCGGTCACCGGCGATCTCGATGACATCCACGCGTCGATGATCGCCTCGACCCGAGCGGCCGTCACCCTCGAGCTCGTCGCCGCCGTGCGCAACAAGGGCGTCGACGCGTTCACCGAGATCATGCGGATGCAGGCCTGA
- the fliF gene encoding flagellar basal-body MS-ring/collar protein FliF, translated as MPQAVSSLFQRARRTVSGFTIAQRTIAIIGIAVLALGIAAFASWAARPTMTPLFTGLSATDASAVVEQLRSASVSYELTDGGTTVLVPEAQVYDQRLAAAAAGLPSDSSDGYSLLDDLGVTTSEFQQSVAYKRAIEGELAATISSLDGVSAASVRLAIPEESVFVSETVDPTASVFVETGRSSLNPSQIEAIVHLTSAAVSGLKPENVAVVDQTGRTLSTVGVGATGGADRQASDYEARVAASVQQLLDKVVGVGNATVTVVADIDRAANERLDETYTPVEGGVPSSEHTRTETSTGGKSSAGVLGPDNIAVPSGDGDGSYEVTDQTRNNVMNKSTQTTSTPAGSITRQSVSVAVDAEAGADIGPGPLNDLVAAAAGIDRERGDALTVEMVSFSQRDAEAATAALQASKDAAAAEQQAELLRVSLTAVAIALPVLAVVIFLIVRMRRRRSAPDEFDRMFGERAPSVAAYAGALPLEQQPTVPMSISAPAPVMELEIEEEEPAQVSLERRRSEIEALSRRDPQRTAELLRTMLSDRVGV; from the coding sequence ATGCCGCAGGCTGTCTCCTCCCTGTTCCAGCGCGCCCGGCGGACCGTCTCCGGGTTCACCATTGCGCAGCGCACGATCGCGATCATCGGCATCGCGGTGCTCGCCCTGGGCATCGCGGCGTTCGCCAGCTGGGCCGCACGCCCCACCATGACTCCGCTGTTCACGGGTCTGAGCGCGACGGACGCCAGTGCCGTCGTCGAGCAGCTGCGCTCGGCATCCGTCTCCTACGAACTCACCGACGGAGGCACGACCGTGCTCGTGCCCGAGGCGCAGGTCTACGACCAGCGCCTCGCCGCCGCCGCCGCGGGTCTGCCGAGCGACAGCAGCGACGGTTACTCGCTGCTCGATGACCTGGGTGTCACCACGTCGGAGTTCCAGCAGTCCGTCGCCTACAAGCGCGCCATCGAGGGCGAACTCGCGGCGACGATCTCCTCACTGGACGGGGTCTCGGCGGCATCCGTGCGTCTGGCGATCCCCGAGGAGAGCGTGTTCGTCTCGGAGACCGTCGACCCGACCGCCTCGGTGTTCGTGGAGACCGGTCGGTCCTCACTGAATCCGTCGCAGATCGAGGCGATCGTGCACCTCACCTCGGCCGCCGTCAGCGGGCTTAAGCCCGAGAACGTCGCCGTGGTCGATCAGACCGGCCGCACGCTCTCCACGGTGGGCGTCGGCGCCACCGGCGGCGCCGACCGGCAGGCGAGCGACTACGAGGCGCGCGTGGCCGCCAGCGTGCAGCAGCTGCTCGACAAGGTCGTCGGCGTCGGCAACGCGACCGTCACCGTGGTCGCCGACATCGACCGCGCCGCCAACGAGCGACTCGACGAGACCTACACGCCCGTCGAGGGCGGGGTGCCGTCCTCCGAGCACACCCGCACCGAGACCAGCACCGGCGGCAAGAGCAGCGCTGGCGTGCTCGGCCCCGACAACATCGCCGTTCCCTCCGGCGACGGAGACGGCTCGTACGAGGTGACCGACCAGACCCGCAACAACGTCATGAACAAGTCCACCCAGACCACGTCGACCCCGGCCGGCTCGATCACCCGCCAGTCGGTGTCGGTCGCGGTGGATGCCGAGGCGGGCGCGGACATCGGCCCCGGTCCGCTCAACGATCTCGTCGCCGCCGCTGCGGGCATCGATCGGGAGCGCGGAGACGCCCTGACCGTCGAGATGGTCTCGTTCAGTCAGCGCGATGCCGAGGCCGCCACGGCCGCACTGCAGGCATCGAAGGATGCCGCCGCGGCCGAGCAGCAGGCCGAACTCCTGAGGGTCTCGCTGACCGCGGTGGCGATCGCGCTGCCCGTGCTGGCCGTCGTCATCTTCCTGATCGTGCGGATGCGGCGCCGCAGGAGCGCACCGGATGAGTTCGACCGGATGTTCGGCGAGCGCGCACCGTCGGTGGCCGCGTACGCCGGCGCCCTGCCGCTGGAGCAGCAGCCGACCGTCCCGATGTCGATCAGCGCTCCCGCCCCCGTGATGGAACTGGAGATCGAGGAGGAGGAGCCGGCGCAGGTGAGCCTGGAGCGACGCCGCAGCGAGATCGAGGCGCTCAGCCGGCGCGACCCGCAGCGCACCGCCGAGCTGCTGCGCACCATGCTCTCCGATCGGGTGGGCGTGTGA
- the fliG gene encoding flagellar motor switch protein FliG, translating into MTMLTGRQTAAVVLMNIDRAAAIEVMKHLSEPEAEAITAEIIGLQSLDAATTARALGDFQRMAAGHLPPARGGRDIATTLLEASFGAERAAAVLGRVGSSNSAFDFLNAADPAQVASLLDGELPQTAALVLAHLPTDQAAAVLAVLPEGVRTDVAHAIAVMGTATQDAIAIVAESLKARTGVLAARDAPERLGGVAPLVEIINRSDASIEKALLESIESRDRTLADDIRSRMFTFADIVRIDDRDAQRVLRGVDLRTLALALKGANEGIAEIIRRNVSERNRENLESESRALGPVRVSQVEEARAEIVHMLRGMEAEGEISVQRSEEDEYVY; encoded by the coding sequence GTGACGATGCTGACCGGACGACAGACCGCCGCCGTGGTGCTGATGAACATCGACCGCGCCGCGGCGATCGAGGTCATGAAGCACCTGTCCGAGCCGGAGGCCGAGGCGATCACCGCCGAGATCATCGGCCTGCAGAGCCTCGACGCGGCGACCACCGCCCGGGCCCTGGGCGACTTCCAGCGGATGGCCGCCGGCCACCTGCCTCCGGCGCGAGGCGGTCGCGACATCGCCACCACGCTGCTGGAGGCGTCGTTCGGCGCCGAGCGCGCGGCTGCGGTGCTGGGCCGGGTGGGATCCTCGAACTCGGCGTTCGACTTCCTCAACGCGGCCGACCCCGCGCAGGTGGCGAGCCTGCTCGACGGCGAGCTGCCGCAGACCGCCGCACTCGTGCTGGCGCACCTGCCCACCGACCAGGCAGCCGCAGTGCTGGCCGTGCTGCCCGAGGGCGTCCGCACCGACGTCGCGCACGCGATCGCCGTGATGGGGACCGCGACGCAGGATGCCATCGCGATCGTCGCGGAGTCGCTGAAGGCGCGGACCGGCGTCCTCGCCGCGCGTGATGCGCCGGAGCGCCTGGGAGGCGTCGCTCCCCTGGTGGAGATCATCAACCGTTCGGACGCGTCGATCGAGAAGGCGCTGCTGGAGAGCATCGAGAGCCGCGACCGCACCCTGGCCGACGACATCCGCTCCCGCATGTTCACGTTCGCCGACATCGTGCGCATCGACGACCGCGACGCCCAGCGCGTGCTGCGCGGCGTGGACCTGCGCACGCTGGCGCTGGCGCTGAAGGGCGCCAACGAGGGCATCGCCGAGATCATCCGCCGCAACGTCTCCGAGCGCAACCGCGAGAATCTCGAGTCCGAGTCCCGCGCATTGGGCCCGGTGCGCGTGTCCCAGGTGGAGGAGGCCCGTGCCGAGATCGTGCACATGCTGCGCGGCATGGAGGCCGAGGGGGAGATCTCGGTGCAGCGCAGCGAAGAGGACGAATATGTCTACTGA
- a CDS encoding FliH/SctL family protein — protein sequence MSTDAFAPAVYPRLRGADAESERRLARQRGYADGHAEGFRAAMAEAAETATRAEAERVDAQTIARLEVASAVSALDAAVDALRVRAEELTRLDEQRISARAIELAETILGEALADRELSATTALRRAVAAGGADPVAEVRMSTDDVRTLQRNDAVPAHVRVVADESLSAGESLAMLRHGFVDARIGQALDRARRVLDEVSS from the coding sequence ATGTCTACTGACGCGTTCGCCCCGGCGGTCTACCCTCGGCTGCGCGGTGCGGATGCCGAGAGCGAACGGCGGCTCGCCCGTCAACGCGGCTACGCCGACGGACACGCCGAGGGCTTCCGTGCGGCGATGGCCGAGGCCGCCGAGACGGCGACGCGTGCCGAGGCCGAGCGGGTCGACGCGCAGACCATTGCGCGACTCGAGGTGGCATCCGCCGTCTCGGCTCTCGACGCCGCCGTCGACGCGCTCCGGGTGCGGGCGGAGGAGCTGACTCGGCTGGACGAGCAGCGGATCTCGGCACGCGCGATCGAGTTGGCGGAGACGATCCTCGGCGAAGCGCTCGCCGATCGCGAGCTGTCCGCGACGACCGCCCTGCGCCGTGCCGTTGCCGCCGGGGGCGCCGATCCGGTCGCCGAGGTGCGGATGAGCACCGACGATGTGCGCACCCTGCAGCGCAACGATGCCGTGCCCGCTCACGTCCGCGTGGTCGCCGATGAGTCGCTCTCCGCGGGCGAGTCGCTCGCGATGCTGCGGCACGGCTTCGTCGACGCCCGCATCGGGCAGGCGCTGGATCGCGCCCGGCGCGTGCTGGACGAGGTGTCGTCGTGA
- a CDS encoding FliI/YscN family ATPase yields the protein MTGWSAVLDAARPERRGLVSRVRGLGVEVRGLDGAVGDLVELADGIEAEVVATGPDGLSCMPLSSTAGLTIGMPVRSLGGPLRVPVGRGLLGRVLDGLGRPIDGKGPLNAPRVSLAHEPPSVLGRDRIDTQLPLGVRVLDTMVTVGRGQRVGLFAGSGVGKSSLLSMVARGTAADATVIALVGERGREVREFLEDDLGPEGLARSVVVVSTSDQPAMARIRAAYTATRLAEAFRDEGAHAILMMDSLTRVAMAQREIGLSAGEPPATRGYPPSTFSILAGLLERAGTGSGGSVTGIYTVLVDGDDHNEPIADAVRSILDGHVVLDRALALMGHHPAIDVLGSVSRVAGKIITPEHRAQAAALRAVLAARRSANDLIDIGAYQSGANPRVDAALANERSISRFLTQPLEETSAADESWQRLARLVTDLGGVS from the coding sequence GTGACCGGCTGGAGTGCTGTTCTCGATGCGGCACGACCCGAGCGTCGTGGCCTGGTCTCGCGGGTGCGCGGCCTGGGCGTCGAGGTGCGCGGGCTGGACGGTGCCGTCGGGGACCTGGTCGAGCTGGCCGACGGCATCGAGGCCGAGGTGGTCGCGACCGGACCGGACGGACTCAGCTGCATGCCGCTGTCGTCGACTGCGGGACTGACCATCGGGATGCCGGTGCGCAGCCTCGGCGGTCCCCTGCGCGTGCCTGTCGGCCGAGGTCTGCTGGGCCGGGTTCTGGATGGACTCGGCCGTCCGATCGACGGCAAGGGCCCCCTGAACGCACCTCGGGTGAGCCTCGCTCATGAACCGCCGTCGGTCCTGGGCCGCGACCGCATCGACACGCAGCTTCCGCTCGGCGTGCGCGTGCTCGACACCATGGTGACCGTGGGACGCGGCCAGCGCGTCGGCCTGTTCGCCGGATCCGGTGTCGGCAAGTCATCGCTGCTGTCGATGGTCGCGCGCGGCACCGCTGCGGATGCCACGGTCATCGCCCTGGTCGGCGAGCGCGGCCGCGAGGTGCGCGAGTTCCTCGAGGACGACCTGGGCCCGGAGGGCCTGGCACGCTCGGTCGTGGTCGTGTCGACCTCGGATCAGCCCGCCATGGCGCGCATCCGAGCCGCGTACACCGCCACCCGCCTCGCCGAGGCGTTCCGCGACGAGGGAGCGCACGCGATCCTCATGATGGACTCGCTCACCCGCGTCGCGATGGCCCAGCGCGAGATCGGACTCTCCGCCGGTGAGCCGCCGGCGACCCGCGGCTATCCACCGTCCACGTTCTCCATCCTGGCGGGACTGCTCGAGCGGGCGGGCACGGGCAGTGGCGGATCAGTCACCGGCATCTACACGGTGCTCGTGGACGGCGACGACCACAATGAGCCGATCGCGGATGCCGTGCGCTCGATCCTCGACGGTCACGTGGTGCTGGATCGCGCGCTGGCGCTGATGGGCCACCATCCGGCCATCGACGTGCTGGGGTCGGTGTCCCGCGTGGCGGGCAAGATCATCACTCCCGAGCACCGCGCGCAGGCCGCTGCACTGCGTGCCGTGCTCGCCGCCCGCCGCTCCGCGAACGACCTGATCGACATCGGCGCCTACCAGTCGGGAGCGAACCCGCGGGTGGATGCGGCGCTGGCGAACGAGCGGTCGATCTCGCGCTTCCTGACCCAGCCGCTGGAGGAGACGAGTGCCGCGGACGAGTCATGGCAGCGGCTGGCCCGGCTGGTCACCGACCTCGGAGGTGTGTCATGA